Proteins encoded together in one Lathyrus oleraceus cultivar Zhongwan6 chromosome 5, CAAS_Psat_ZW6_1.0, whole genome shotgun sequence window:
- the LOC127079180 gene encoding uncharacterized protein LOC127079180 — MTLNWVQSKNILATLKRKRPGNIVNIRKVYNIWYQNNKALRGDKTEIQQLLKLLDDNSYVPRYQTCEDEVTVKDIFWTHLDSIKLFNMFPNLPIIDSIYKTNQYRLPLLEIVESDKEKNVTWALEVCRTMLKDQEDMPKVIIIDRDTSLMKSVAKEGVPENPDLLKYVESTFLYQEIGDIVIDNNFKITELVNEFVNHNYNNFLDFKLSENLKLTFLFLSFGLQYSDNYLNLSGDSISH; from the exons ATGACATTGAATTGGGTGCAATCGAAAAACATACTTGCAACTTTGAAACGTAAAAGACCCGGAAATATTGTAAACATCAGGaaagtgtataatatttggtACCAAAATAACAAGGCGCTGAGGGGggataaaactgaaatacaaCAACTCTTGAAATTGTTGGATGATAATAGTTATGTGCCTAGGTACCAAACATGCGAGGATGAAGTAACCGTTAAagatatattttggactcatcTTGATTCCATCAAGTTGTTCAACATGTTTCCTAATCTCCCCATCATTGATTCAATTTATAAGACAAACCAGTACAGGCTTCCACTATTGGAAATTGTTG AGAGTGACAAAGAGAAAAATGTTACTTGGGCTTTAGAGGTGTGTCGGACAATGTTGAAGGACCAAGAAGACATGCCAAAAGTAATTATTATCGATCGTGATACATCTTTGATGAAGTCGGTTGCAAAG GAAGGTGTGCCAGAAAATCCAGATTTGTTAAAATATGTTGAAAGTACATTTTTGTACCAG GAAATTGGTGATATAGTAATCGATAATAACTTTAAAATTACCGAACTAGTAAATGAATTTGTTAAtcataattataataattttcTTGATTTTAAATTGTCTGAAAATCTAAAGCTCACATTTTTGTTTCTTTCATTTG GGTTGCAGTATAGTGATAATTATCTCAACCTATCAGGTGACTCTATAAGCCACTGA